A segment of the Actinomycetes bacterium genome:
TCGACGGCAGGGTCTGGTCGGTGCCCGGCGACCACGCAACCGTGGAGGCCGATGGCACGATCACGTTGCTCGGGCGTGGATCGGTGTGCATCAACACCGGCGGGGAGAAGGTGTACCCCGAGGAAGTCGAAGAGGTGCTGAAGGAGCACGAGGCCGTGCACGACGCGAACGTCGTGGGCATCGCCGACGACAAGTGGGGTCAGATGGTGTGCTCAGTCGTGTCGCTGGAGCCCGGCAGCGGTGCCGATGAGGCCGATCTGCAGGCGTGGTGCAAGCAGGAGCTTGCGGGCTACAAGTGCCCCAAGGTCATCGAGGTCGTCGATTCGGTACAGCGCGGCCCCAACGGCAAGCCCGACTACAAGTGGGCGCGTTCGGTGCTGGCCGCGGCGGGCACGGGTGAAGCCGGCTGACGCGGACGCTTGATGGCCTGCCGCGCCGACTCAGACGAAGGCGTGCTCCAGCTCGGCGACGCGCCGGGAGACGTCGTCGAGTGGAACCGGCTCGGACAGCAGGAATCCCTGTGCCAGATCGCACCGCATCGAGCGCAGGGCCGAAAGCGTGGGTTCGTCGGCGACGCCGAGGGCGGTGACCTCGATGCCGAGCTGGTGGCAGAACTCGATGGTGGACTGCACCACCGTGGCGTCCGCCGGAATCGATGTGAGCGTCGCGATGTAGCTGCGGTCGATCTTGAGCCCGTCGACCGCCAGATCCGACACCGTGGAGAGCGAGGTGTAGCCGGCGCCGAAGTCGTCGATCACCACGGCGAGGCCGATCGAGCGCAGCCGCTCGACGAGCTCTGCGCCCCGAAGTGGGCTGTCGGTGAGGGCGGTCTCGGCGACTTCCACTTCCAGGCGTCCGGTGACATCGATGCCGTCAGCGTGCAGCAGCCGGATGAAACCGTCGAGGTCCTCGCCGTTGCCGAAGGCCGACAGGTTGATCGCCACCTTGAGCCCGTCGTGCAACCCGCTGAGCGCGTTGGCGGCAGTGGCCGCTTCGCCGATCACCCAGCGGGGGAGTGAGTCGACCACACCCGACTGGCTGGCGAGTTCGAGCGCTGACAACGAGTTGTCGGCCGATCCGCCCCAGCGCAGGAGAGCCTCGACCTTGGCCACGCGGCCTGTTCGCAGGTCGATGATGGGCTGGTAGCGCAGCTCCATGTCGCCCGAGCCGATGCTGTCGCGGACCTGGTGGAACAGCCCGCTCGGGAGCTGGCGGCCACCCTCGGAGTGAAGTGCCCAGGTGCGATCCTCCGCGGCGGCGCGCCGGGCTGCGGATTCGGCATCGCGCAACAGGCGCTGTGGAGCGTCGCTCGTGGCGGCGGCGGAACCGCCCACCACTGCGTCGACAGCCACCGCATCGCCGTCCACATCGAAGGCGATCGCGAGCGCTGCTGCAGCGGTCTGTGCAAGGCCCCCCAGCTCGTCGGCGTGTGACAACGGCGGAGGCAGCACGGCCAGCCGGCACTCGCCGACGCGGGCGATGAGCGCCCCCGGGGTCATCGTGCCCTCGAGGCGGCGGGCGACCTCGCGGATCATCTGGTCGTCGGTATCCGTGGTGCGCATGTCGACGGCCAGCATGCCGATCGTGGCCGCCTCGCCGTGGGCCAGTTCGACCAGGCGGTCCTCAAGCATCGCGAGGTTGGCCAGGCCGGTGCGCTGGTCGTGCAGGGCCCGGTGGCGCAGGTGCTCCTCGAGCTCGGCCTGCTGGGTCACATCGCTGAGGCGCAGGGCCACCGACCCGTCGGACAGCCGGCTGAGCTCGGCATCGAGGAGGCGGCCGGGGAACTCGGCCATCTGAAGGCGCCCGAACTCGATCGACTCGCCGGTGTGGGCGACGTCGAAGGCAGAGTTGCGGATCAGGTTGAGCGACACGTCGCCGAAGATCTCGTCGAGCAGCCCGACGCTCTGGCGGCGGATCAGCTCCGCAGCGGAGCCGTTGAGGTCGATCACCGACACGGATGCGAGGTGGGCCTGGTCCTCGAGGGTGAGTATCAGCAGTGCGTCATGCGATTTGTCGAGCAGTTCCTCGGCCCGCCGACGGCGGCTGCGTGCAGTGGTGTCGTTGGACACGTCGACCAAGGTGAACGTGAGCGGGCGGTCGGGGCCCGAGTCCTTCACCCCGAAGCGGAACGAGTGGTAGGTGCCGTCGGCATGGCGCAGGCGTACCACCGCGGCTTCGCTGGATGGGTCACTCGCCGCGGTGCGGAATTCGGGCAGGTCCTCGACGTGCACGATTGCCCGCAGTGTGCCCGGGGTGAGGAACGCCGCTGGATCCCAACCGAGCAGATCGAGCACGGACCGTGACATGTGGTGGTTGTCGGCGCCCGCGGCGGTTTGCTGCACGAGAACGACTCCGGAATCGGTGAGGCTCTGGTCGTATGCCGACCTGACCGAATCGAGGTGCCGCGCCGCCGTCCGCCTTCGCATCAAAGGGAATCCCACGCCGGTCACAATAGGTCGTGGACCGGGTCCCGGCCGAGTTATGGGGCGACTTGTCGGCAGGGTCCACCGGCGCCGCGGGCCGGCCGGATAGCTTTTTGGTGCGGACGGAATCCGGGGCCATTCACGCGCACAGGTGGCCCAATGAACAAGATCGTCCAACTCATTGCCGTGCTCGCCGCTTCAGTGGTCGTGGTGGCGCTCTGGCGCAGCCCGGCCGCTGCCGCAGGTGATGTCGGCGAAGTGATCGGCTGGGCAGCAGGGCTGGTACAGGAAGCGGTCGGACGGTTCGCCGACTTCCTCGCCGAGTTCTGACCCATGTCCGGTCAACAAGACAGCTACGCGACACGGATGTCGCTTCGCGACCGCGTCCAGTCGTGGCATCCCGACGAGTTCATCCGCGACCTGATGGTCGAGGGCGAGGACCCGTACGCCATCGAGAAGCCGGAGTGGCGGCTGGTGGTGCTCGACCAGACGCCACTGGCTCTGGGAGGGGTGTTGCTGGCAGTCGTCGCCGGATCCGTGGTGGGTGCCGGACTGGGGTTGGTCGTTGGTGTGGTGCTGCTGGGCGCAGTCGCCTGGAGGGCCCTCGATGCCTGGCACACGCGCTATGTGCTGACCGGATTCAGGGTCATGAGGGTCTCGGGAGTGCTCGATCGCAACGCAGAGTTCATCCCCTGGCGCAAGGTCACCGACGTGAGCCTGCGCCGTTCGTTCTGGCAGCGGATGGTCGGTGCGTCGACGATCCGCATCGAGTCCGCCAACGAAGCGTCGCAGTTCCGCGAGATGACCGACGTGAGCAACCCGCGCGCGTTCTTCCGCACCCTGCAGGACCTCACAGCTGCTTACAGCGGCAATGTGGAAGTGGAAGGACTCGAGCCGATCGACTTCACCAGGTTCTCTCCGCGGCGCTGAACAGGGCTCAGTCGGCCTCTGCCAGGTCAACCTCGACCGTGGCCGGGTCACCTTCGACCGCTTCCATGCGCTCGACGCGCCCGGCCTCGTGCACGTCTGAGGACACGAGCGCCAGCAGGGCGAGTCGTTCGGCGGTATCGGTGACGGTGACCAGGCGCACCGGGTTGCGCATGCCGACCTTTGCGGCCGACTTGGCGCCGCGGATGCTGCCGAGCACCGAGGCGGCGATGTCGAGGGCCTCGTTGTCGGCGTCGCCTGCGAGCGACGCCAGAGCTTCTGCGTCGGGCCATTCACTTCGGTGCACCGACCCCTGCATCCACCACGACCAGACCTCTTCGCAGGTGAACGGCATGAATGGTGCGAACAGGCGCAACACAGTGGACAACGCGATGTCGAGCGCCGCGCGCGCTGACGCCGTGGCGTCGGGATCGGAGCCGTTCTCGCCGTAGGCGCGGACCTTGACCAGTTCCAGGTAGTTGTCACAGAACGACCAGAACCAGGCTTCGGTGCGTTCGAGCGCACGGGCATAGTCGAAGTCCTCGAAAGCGGCGGTGGCCTCACCCACCAGCTGGGCGAGGCCGGCCAGCATCGACCGGTCGAGCACCTCGGCCACCTCGGCCGGGTCGGACAGCGTCGTTTCGCCGGTCTCGCGATCGGTGGCGAAGCCCAGAGCGAAGCGCGAGGCGTTGAGCAGCTTGATCGCGAGGCGACGCCCCACCTTCATCTGCGCCACGTCGAAGGCGGTGTCGGTGCCGGGTCGGGCTGATGCGGCCCAGTAGCGAACGGCGTCGGGGCTGTGTTCGTGGAGCAGCTCGGTGGGCACCACGACGTTGCCCTTCGACTTCGACATCTTCTTGCGGTCGGGGTCCAGGATCCATCCCGAGAGTGCCGCGTTTGACCACGGCACGCAGTCGAACTCGTAGTGGCTCCGAAGCACCGTGGAGAACAGCCAGGTACGGATGATGTCGTGGGCCTGTGGGCGCAGGTCCATCGGGAAGGTGCGCCCGAACAGGTCGGCGTCGTCTTCCCATGCGCACGCGATCTGTGGTGTGAGCGACGACGTCGCCCAGGTGTCCATGATGTCGGGATCGCCCACGAAGCCACCGGGTTCGCCGCGCTGGTCCTCGGTGTAGCCGGGTGGGCACTCGGCCTGGGGGTCCATCGGCAACGTGTCCTCGGCGGGCACGATCGGGTCGTCGTAGTCCGGGTTGCCCTCGGAATCGAGGCGGTACCAGATGGGGATCGGAACCCCGAAGTAGCGCTGGCGCGACACGAGCCAGTCGCCGTTCAGTCCGCCCACCCAGTTGTCGAAGCGGTGCCTCATGTAGTCGGGGTGCCACGCCAGCTCGTTGCCGCGCTCGATGAGCTCACCACGTAGCTCGTCTGACCGGCCACCGTTGCGGATGTACCACTGACGTGAGGTCACGATCTCGAGGGGCTTGTCGCCCTTTTCGAAGAACTTGACCGCGTGCTGGATCGCCCGGGGTTCGCCGACCATCTCCCCGGTCTCGGTGAGCATCTCCACCATCTGCTGCTGGGCCCCGCCGGCCCCCTTTCGTGCGATGCGGGCGTAGCGCTCGCGCGCCTCGTGGGATTCGAGCCACTCGGGCGGGTCCTGTTCGAACCTTCCGTCACGAGCCAGGCACGCGCGCGTCGGCAGGTCGAGCTCGCGCCACCAGGTCACGTCGGTGGTGTCGCCGAACGTGCAGATCATCGCTATGCCGGTGCCTTTGTCGGGCTCCGCGAGCGCATGCGCGTGCACAGGCACCTCGACGCCGAACACCGGTGTGCGCACGGTCGTGCCGAACAACGGCTGGTACCGCTCGTCGTCGGGGTGCGCGACCAACGCGACACAGCTCACCACGAGCTCGGGGCGTGTGGTGTCGATGAGAACCGGATCCGCCCCGTCGGGCCTGGCGAACGCGAGCTTGTGATACGCGCCCGGGCGTTCACGGTCCTCGAGTTCTGCTTGGGCGACAGCGGTCTGGAAGGTGATGTCCCACAGGCACGGTGCATCGCTGGAGTAGGCCTCGCCGCGCCCGAGGTTTCGCCGGAACGCACGCTGGGAGGTGCGCCGGCTCCGTTCGTCGATGGTGGCGTAGGTCATCGACCAGTCCACCGACAGCCCGAGGTGGCGCCACACGTCCTCGAACGCCTGCTCGTCTATGACCAGGAGGCGCTCGCAGAACTCGATGAAGTTGGGGCGGCTGACCCGCACGAAGTCGCCACGCTTCTTGGGCGGTTCGTCAGGCGGCTCGAGGCCTTCCACGTAGGGCACGCCTGGATCGCAGAGGACCCCGAAGTAGTTTTCGACCCTGCGCTCGGTGGGCAGGCCGTTGTCGTCCCAACCCATGGGGTAGAAGACTTCCCTGCCCCGCATTCGCTGGTAGCGCGCGATCGCGTCGGTGTGCGTGTAGCTGAACACGTGACCCACGTGCAGCGAGCCCGACACAGTGGGCGGAGGCGTGTCGATCGAGAACACCTCGCTGCGCTCCGCGGTGCGGTCAAAGGCGTATGTCTTCTGCTCGTCCCAGACGGCGGACCACCGCTCGTCGAGGCCGTCAACGGTCGGCTTCTTCGGAACCGACCGGTCGTTGAGGAACGTGGGGGGCTGCGAACGCATAACGTGCTCAAGGTAATGGAACTCACTTCGGGGTCAGCCATCGTTACCGGTGCAGCAGGGGGGATCGGGTCGGTGATCTCCGCCCGTCTCGCGTCGCAGGGCATGTCGGTCGTGATGGCCGACCTGGACGCCGAGGGGCTGGAGCTGGCGCGGGCGGCGATCCTCGAATACCGCCCGGATGCCGATCTCGTGGCCCTGGTCGGCGACGTGTCCGACCCGGCGTACAACGCTGAGTTGATCGCCGCGGCCGAGGACTCCCGCGGTCTGCGCCTCAGCGTGCTCAATGCCGCCGTGTCCCTGCCCGGCCTGTCCTGGGAGGAGCCGATCGATCGCTGGGAGCTGACGGTGAACGTCAATCTGTGGGGCGTCGTGCATGGAATGCGTGCCGCCCTGGCCACGATGGTGCCCCGTGGTGATGGTTGGGTCGTGGCGATTTCGTCGGGCGCAGGCCTCGTGGCCACACCGGGGCTGGCGCCGTACGTGGCGACCAAGCACGCAATCGTGGGGTTGATGGAATCGACGCACCACGAGCTTGCGCGGGTGGGTTCCGACGTGGGCGTGTCCGTGATCTGCCCCGGCAACATCGACACGGCCACCGACGACAAGCCGGCAATGGCGGGCATCGACGCCGCGGATGGTTCAGCGTTCCCCGAGGTGATCGACGCGATCCAGGCCACTACCCGACGCGGGGTCGAGTCGGGCGCGGACCCCTCGACGGTTGCGGATGCCCTGGTGGCCGGAGTTGGCGTGGGCCGGTTCTGGGTCCTGCCCCAACCGGAGCTGGCATGGGCCGCCACGGACCGCATGCGGCGACTCGCTGAGGGCGAGGACCCGGTGGACCTGCTCGGATGATGCCCCGGTGCTGACAGGGTCGGGCTGAATCGGCCATGGCGCTGCGCACCAAGTTGCTGCTGGCGGTAGGAGCGATCGTGGTGGTGCTCGTTGGCGCCGCCGCACTCGGCTGGTTCGTATGGGCGCCCTCGTGGCGTCCGACGCTCGAGGCCGGAGAGGTGTACGGCGTCGATGTGTCCCACCACCAGGGAGTTGTCAACTGGCAGGACGTTCATTCCGACGGCATCCAGTTCGCCTACCTGAAGGCCACCGAGGGCGGTGACCACGTGGACGGTTCATTCGAGGCCAACTGGGAGGGGGCCACGGCTGCCGGTCTCGACGTCGGTGCGTACCACTTCTTCACCCTGTGCACGACCGGCCGGGAGCAGGCTGACAACTTCCTTGCCGAGTTGCCCGAGGGTGGCGCGGGCATGCCGCCGGCGGTCGACCTGGAGGTTGGCGGCAACTGCGCCTCACGCCCACCGCAATGGTGGCTGCACCAGGAGCTGGCGGTCTTTCTCACCACGGTTTCGAGGTCGACCGGCCAGGACGTCCTGTTGTACGTGGGTGATGCCTTCGACGACCTCTACTCGGTGACCGGAGAGTTCTCCGAAGGGCTGTGGCAGAGGCGGATCCTGCGCCGACCCGACACGAACCGATGGGTGGTGTGGCAGGCGAGCTACTTCGCGGCCGTGAACGGGATCGATGGCCGGGTCGACCTCGACGTGCGCCGCGGCGGCTGAGCGGACGAGTCCGGCTCAGTCAGGGGCGACGGCAACCCGGTTGCCGCCGTTGCCGTGGGCGAGCTTGGCCGCACGCGTGGCGCGGTCCATCAGGTCGTCGATCGACGTTGCCTTGTGCGACTCCACGACGCCCGCGGAGAAGGTGAACGGGGCTCTGTGGTCCATCGACAGCGTGAGGGCCAGCGCTTCGCGGACGCGTTCGAGTGCCAGTGACGCGTGGGTGGCGCCGCAGTTGCCGAGCACGACCGCGAAGCGCCCGCCGTCGAGGCGGCAGACCAGGTCCTCCGGACGCAGGGTTAGTCGCAGGGAGTCGGCGAGCACCCGCAACGAGTCGTTGGTGTCGTCTTCGCCGTGGTGACGCCGTAGGCCCGCGAAGTCGTCCACGTCGACGAGCGCCACGCAGAACGGCACGAGCGAGCGAATCGAGTCGCGCAGCTGGCGGTCGAGCGCCTGGGGTCCGGGAAGTCCTGTGATGTCGTCTTCCCTTGCGATGACCGAGCGCCCCTGCAGGCGCCGCTGTTCACTCACGCGCACCGCGGTGCGCTCGACGATCCACTCCAGCAGGGCGATGGTGTGGTCATCAGGGGACTCGCCGGGGGCGTCCATCATCGACACTGCACCCAGGAGTCGGTCGTCCAGTCGCATCGGAATGCAGATCGACGCGACGGCCATGTCGAGTGCCGTCACGTGGGCGCAGGCATCCAGGGAGGATGAAGTGGTGGAGGTGGTTGTCGCGGAGGCCAGCGCCGCACACCCGGGTGTGTCGGGAACCGGTCGCGCCGGTTCGAGTTCACCGTCGACGAGCCGCACGGACCAGCCGACCTTCGGCTCATCGGGTACCGACAGCAGCAACGCTGTGTCGGTCTCGGGTCGCAGTTCGGAAACGGCGCGCAACAGGCAGCGGATCGCCGCCGGTTCTGACTCCGTTTGTGCCAGTGCACGCTCGAAGCTGGAACGGAAGTCGACCTCGGTGCGTGCCACCAGAGCCTTGCCGTGTGCGTCGGCCGCAGCGACCCTCGCAGCGGCCACCTGGCCCATGAGTGAGCGCACGACCGTGCTGATCACCACGGCAACTGCCAGCACCCAACCAGCGATCCGGATTGCCGTCGCTGCGGTGCCGGTGAGCGACGCCGCAGCGATGACCAACTCGGCCAGCACGGGCGGACCGGCCACTGCTGCGGCAACGCGCAGGGGTTCTGAGCCATGGATGGTGGGCGGCGTCCAGGGGGTGGCGGCCTCGGGGCGCTGGTTGTCGCTGTCGGGCACCGTCACCCCTTTCGTCCCCGGTGCCGGCATGGCTGTCGGCCCTGGATCGACCGTATCGCCGGGCGGGCCAAAAAATGCCGGGCCTGTGGCCATGGCCGACACCGGTAGGATCGCAACGTGATCCGCCTCTACGACACGGTGACGCGCAGCGTTGAGCCGCTCGAGCTGCGCGAGCCGGGCAAGGTCGGCATGTATGTGTGCGGACCCACTGTCTACGGGCCGGCGCACCTCGGCCATGCCCGCATGGCTCTCGTGTTCGATGTGCTTCGCCGGTACCTGGAATGGTCGGGGCTCGAGGTCACGTTCGTGTCCAACATCACCGACATCGAGGACAAGATCATTGCCCTGGCCAACTCCCAGGGTCGTTCCGAGGCCGAGGTGGCCGGTGAGTGGGAGGCCGCCTGGTACTCCACGATGGACGCGCTCGGGGTAGCGCGCCCCGACTCGGATCCGCACGCGACCGACTATGTCGACGCAATGGCCACGCTCATCTCGGAGCTGGTCGCCAACGACCACGCCTATGTGACCTCCGACGGTGTGTACCTGGAGGTCGAGAAGGTGCCCGACTACGGGCTGCTCGCGCACCAGTCCCTCGACGAGATGCTCGCAGGTGGCGGTGATCGCCAGATCATCGGCGAGGAGAAGCGCAA
Coding sequences within it:
- a CDS encoding PH domain-containing protein, giving the protein MSLRDRVQSWHPDEFIRDLMVEGEDPYAIEKPEWRLVVLDQTPLALGGVLLAVVAGSVVGAGLGLVVGVVLLGAVAWRALDAWHTRYVLTGFRVMRVSGVLDRNAEFIPWRKVTDVSLRRSFWQRMVGASTIRIESANEASQFREMTDVSNPRAFFRTLQDLTAAYSGNVEVEGLEPIDFTRFSPRR
- a CDS encoding SDR family NAD(P)-dependent oxidoreductase, coding for MELTSGSAIVTGAAGGIGSVISARLASQGMSVVMADLDAEGLELARAAILEYRPDADLVALVGDVSDPAYNAELIAAAEDSRGLRLSVLNAAVSLPGLSWEEPIDRWELTVNVNLWGVVHGMRAALATMVPRGDGWVVAISSGAGLVATPGLAPYVATKHAIVGLMESTHHELARVGSDVGVSVICPGNIDTATDDKPAMAGIDAADGSAFPEVIDAIQATTRRGVESGADPSTVADALVAGVGVGRFWVLPQPELAWAATDRMRRLAEGEDPVDLLG
- a CDS encoding EAL domain-containing protein; the encoded protein is MRRRTAARHLDSVRSAYDQSLTDSGVVLVQQTAAGADNHHMSRSVLDLLGWDPAAFLTPGTLRAIVHVEDLPEFRTAASDPSSEAAVVRLRHADGTYHSFRFGVKDSGPDRPLTFTLVDVSNDTTARSRRRRAEELLDKSHDALLILTLEDQAHLASVSVIDLNGSAAELIRRQSVGLLDEIFGDVSLNLIRNSAFDVAHTGESIEFGRLQMAEFPGRLLDAELSRLSDGSVALRLSDVTQQAELEEHLRHRALHDQRTGLANLAMLEDRLVELAHGEAATIGMLAVDMRTTDTDDQMIREVARRLEGTMTPGALIARVGECRLAVLPPPLSHADELGGLAQTAAAALAIAFDVDGDAVAVDAVVGGSAAATSDAPQRLLRDAESAARRAAAEDRTWALHSEGGRQLPSGLFHQVRDSIGSGDMELRYQPIIDLRTGRVAKVEALLRWGGSADNSLSALELASQSGVVDSLPRWVIGEAATAANALSGLHDGLKVAINLSAFGNGEDLDGFIRLLHADGIDVTGRLEVEVAETALTDSPLRGAELVERLRSIGLAVVIDDFGAGYTSLSTVSDLAVDGLKIDRSYIATLTSIPADATVVQSTIEFCHQLGIEVTALGVADEPTLSALRSMRCDLAQGFLLSEPVPLDDVSRRVAELEHAFV
- a CDS encoding GGDEF domain-containing protein, encoding MPDSDNQRPEAATPWTPPTIHGSEPLRVAAAVAGPPVLAELVIAAASLTGTAATAIRIAGWVLAVAVVISTVVRSLMGQVAAARVAAADAHGKALVARTEVDFRSSFERALAQTESEPAAIRCLLRAVSELRPETDTALLLSVPDEPKVGWSVRLVDGELEPARPVPDTPGCAALASATTTSTTSSSLDACAHVTALDMAVASICIPMRLDDRLLGAVSMMDAPGESPDDHTIALLEWIVERTAVRVSEQRRLQGRSVIAREDDITGLPGPQALDRQLRDSIRSLVPFCVALVDVDDFAGLRRHHGEDDTNDSLRVLADSLRLTLRPEDLVCRLDGGRFAVVLGNCGATHASLALERVREALALTLSMDHRAPFTFSAGVVESHKATSIDDLMDRATRAAKLAHGNGGNRVAVAPD
- a CDS encoding lysozyme M1 (1,4-beta-N-acetylmuramidase), which produces MALRTKLLLAVGAIVVVLVGAAALGWFVWAPSWRPTLEAGEVYGVDVSHHQGVVNWQDVHSDGIQFAYLKATEGGDHVDGSFEANWEGATAAGLDVGAYHFFTLCTTGREQADNFLAELPEGGAGMPPAVDLEVGGNCASRPPQWWLHQELAVFLTTVSRSTGQDVLLYVGDAFDDLYSVTGEFSEGLWQRRILRRPDTNRWVVWQASYFAAVNGIDGRVDLDVRRGG
- the valS gene encoding valine--tRNA ligase, which codes for MRSQPPTFLNDRSVPKKPTVDGLDERWSAVWDEQKTYAFDRTAERSEVFSIDTPPPTVSGSLHVGHVFSYTHTDAIARYQRMRGREVFYPMGWDDNGLPTERRVENYFGVLCDPGVPYVEGLEPPDEPPKKRGDFVRVSRPNFIEFCERLLVIDEQAFEDVWRHLGLSVDWSMTYATIDERSRRTSQRAFRRNLGRGEAYSSDAPCLWDITFQTAVAQAELEDRERPGAYHKLAFARPDGADPVLIDTTRPELVVSCVALVAHPDDERYQPLFGTTVRTPVFGVEVPVHAHALAEPDKGTGIAMICTFGDTTDVTWWRELDLPTRACLARDGRFEQDPPEWLESHEARERYARIARKGAGGAQQQMVEMLTETGEMVGEPRAIQHAVKFFEKGDKPLEIVTSRQWYIRNGGRSDELRGELIERGNELAWHPDYMRHRFDNWVGGLNGDWLVSRQRYFGVPIPIWYRLDSEGNPDYDDPIVPAEDTLPMDPQAECPPGYTEDQRGEPGGFVGDPDIMDTWATSSLTPQIACAWEDDADLFGRTFPMDLRPQAHDIIRTWLFSTVLRSHYEFDCVPWSNAALSGWILDPDRKKMSKSKGNVVVPTELLHEHSPDAVRYWAASARPGTDTAFDVAQMKVGRRLAIKLLNASRFALGFATDRETGETTLSDPAEVAEVLDRSMLAGLAQLVGEATAAFEDFDYARALERTEAWFWSFCDNYLELVKVRAYGENGSDPDATASARAALDIALSTVLRLFAPFMPFTCEEVWSWWMQGSVHRSEWPDAEALASLAGDADNEALDIAASVLGSIRGAKSAAKVGMRNPVRLVTVTDTAERLALLALVSSDVHEAGRVERMEAVEGDPATVEVDLAEAD